A genomic stretch from Hoplias malabaricus isolate fHopMal1 chromosome 4, fHopMal1.hap1, whole genome shotgun sequence includes:
- the nrm gene encoding nurim, with translation MAGFDFRAVVLCSVALLNFVFVFVTGADFVRFISFRAIYHNITGGAPVCRDSVPWSVALRDSEVLKALGVDLALLTLFSVQHSLLAWAPVKRVCQSVLGVLNRAMYCTTTALALQVLMRYWQPLTSAPCLWSVSSAPWNIWFPLICFTVHFLCWALICSILLIFDYPEFLGLKQVYYECLGLGDPLSLKSPRAQRLFSHLRHPVCVELLLLLWLLPSLSLDRCVLATFLTLYLSLAHSLDQQDCDYLRTQLHCKLQLFSSPQEGSTKNNDNGSKDQNKQD, from the exons ATGGCGGGGTTTGATTTCCGAGCCGTGGTCCTCTGCTCCGTGGCTTTACTCAACTTCGTCTTTGTTTTCGTCACCGGAGCCGATTTCGTTCGGTTCATTTCATTCCGCGCGATCTACCACAACATCACCGGAGGGGCTCCTGTCTGCAGAG ATTCAGTGCCGTGGTCCGTGGCTCTGAGGGACAGTGAAGTGTTAAAGGCTCTCGGAGTGGATCTAGCTCTGTTAACACTTTTCAGTGTCCAGCACAGTCTGCTGGCCTGGGCTCCAGTCAAGAGGGTCTGCCAGTCCGTGCTGGGGGTCTTAAACCGGGCCATGTACTGCACTACTACAGCCCTTGCACTGCag GTGTTGATGAGGTACTGGCAGCCTTTGACCTCCGCCCCCTGCCTGTGGTCTGTGAGCAGTGCACCCTGGAATATCTGGTTCCCCCTCATCTGCTTCACTGTGCACTTCCTGTGCTGGGCCCTGATTTGCAGCATTCTGCTCATATTCGACTATCCAGAATTCTTAGGACTCAAACAG GTGTATTATGAGTGTTTGGGGTTGGGAgatcctctctctctgaagtcTCCTCGAGCTCAGCGTCTCTTCTCTCACCTCCGTCACCCGGTGTGTGTGgagctcctgctgctgctgtggctgctgccctcgctctctctcgacCGCTGTGTCCTGGCCACCTTCCTCACTCTCTACCTGTCTCTCGCCCACTCACTTGACCAACAGGACTGCGACTACCTCCgcacacagctccactgcaaGCTGCAGCTCTTCTCCAGTCCACAGGAGGGCAGCACCAAAAACAATGATAACGGAAGTAAGGACCAGAACAAGCAAGACTga